AGAAAAACTCAAAAAATATAAAGAACTGAATCAGGAAGAAGTAGTACATCCCAGTAAAATTGAGATGGTTAGATATAGATCAGGTTATGACAACCCAATAGAGACTAAAGATATTGAAAGCAAAAATAACCTGGAAATATGCAATATATTGAATAAATCTGTTGATCAATATCCAATTGAATCTCTTCAAATGACAGGGATCCAAAGGATGTTTAGCCATTTCTGCTTCTTAAATCCGCAAAGAATTATAGAAGAAATCAATAGTTTCATAAACCTACATAATACATTTCAACCTTCATTAATTGATGGATTGTTTGAAGCATGGAAGAATAATAAACCAATTGATTGGGGAATAATATTAAATTATATTAAAGACATTATTGATCAAAGTGAATTCTGGAATATCTCAAATGAAATAGATCAAAATTTAGTTGATTTATTTGTGATGCACGTTGCTGATTTTATAAATGAAGGTTCAAAAAATACAAAAAATTCTATTGATTTTGAATACATAGAATTAGCAGAAAATATTCTAATAGAATTAGATAAAAGAGATTATCATTTATTTGAGCAGACTGATGTTGTTATAGCTGTGTTGAATTCAACAAGAGGTTATTTGTATTGGGCAATGATAAATTTGTCTTTGATGAAATCAAGAGATCAGAAACCAGAAGGAAAAAGCTGGCTATCAGGTATCAGGCAAGTATTCGATGATTATGTAAATAAAAGGAAAAAACCTTCAAAAGAATTCTGCCTTTCTTTAGGCAGATTTATTCAGAATCTTATCTATTTGGATCATGAATGGGTAGAAAATAATTTAAATAATATTTTCTCAAAAGAGTCATTTGAATGCTGGAAAGCAGTTTATACCGGATATATTTTTTACGATCATTATTGGACTAAGTTTATCTATGAATATCTATGGGAAAAAGGAGATTATAATTTAGCCCTTGAGACTGTGTTTGAAAATGATTCTGTTTGGGTGGGTACAATTCAGAATATATGTATTGGCTATTTTGAGAATATTGAAAAAATGGATGATCCTGAAAGCTTGATTAATAAAATAATTAGTATTGAAAAACCACATTTTATTAAAGAAATAATAAGATTCATTTCATCATTTAAACCTGGGGAAAAACAAAAAGTAAGAGAATTATGGGGTAAATTACTTTCAGAATTAGAAAAAAATAAAAGCATGAAAGTTAATCAAGAATTAATTGCAAACTTATCGGACTGGTTATCTTTGGTTGAGAAAATTGATGAATGTGTTTTTGAATGGATGAAAAAATCTGTGAGATACATAAAAAGAGGTTTTGATTCTGTTCATCTAATTGAAAATTTATTGAATCATGTTGAAACCACCCCTGAATATGTTGGCAAAATATATTTGGAATTACTTGAAAATAATGAATATCCAATATATAAAGATACTGATATTCTTGAATTAATAAGAAAAATTTATGATGGTGATAAAGAAGATGCTTTGCATATTTGCAGGATTTATCTATCGCAAGGTTATTTATTTGTACAAGATTTATTAGATGAACTTGACAACAAGGCAGATAATTAAAAGGTTCCGATTTTAATTGAGATTGTTTGCAAGATTTCTTTCGGGCACGAAATGAAATTATATCATTATTGTTGTAAGCTGTTTTATTTCACTACAACAATTTTCCTGGAAGTAATAAAATTCTTACTTTGTAATTGCAGAATATAAATTCCAGTTTGTTTAAATAAATCACATTTAATCGGGATTGAGCGATTTACTGGGATAGTAAAATCCATTTCTTTGATCTTCTGCCCTTTAATATTATAAACTATTAATTTTACTGCTTCATTATTTTGCCAGGAAGGATATAATCTGATATTGATATTACCTCTTATCCGTCTGCTCAACATTAATGGATTTGGATATATTATGAAATCATGTGAATCCTTAATCAATTTTTCCTCTGTCATTACAATCGGCTCATCTGTATCAGAATTAAATATTACAGAAAAATCGAAATCCGTCATGTCACTATTTGATAATATTATAGGGGTGATCCCTATATTATCTGACCAGAACTCAGAGGAATGATCAAGATCATAAATCCCCCCAAATGTGATCTCTGCATTGTCCTCTGAATTAAGGGTTACTGAAATCGATGGTTTCCACGCTGGGGCTATATATTCATAACCCTGAGCCACAGTATCAATATTATTGTACTCACCATACACATAGACTGCAAGAGAATCAGTAAAATATCCTGGGAAATATCCTGGATTATCGGCAGGATACCAGAAAAATGGAAATCCTGCCGCATTACCCAACACTTCAGTATAACTCATATCACCAGTATCACCCCAGAATGGGGGATCAAGAAGAGGTACGTTATATAGATAATTACTGGCAATCTTATATAAATTAAGATCACCACTTTCTTCTGACAGGGCATCTGATAAATGAATATGATAATCTCCCGATCCACTAACAATTTTATCGATATCAGCATAAGAAAAAAATAGATCAAAATCCCAGCAACCCCAGTTTCCTCCCTGACCAAATGACACCAGTCCTGAGCAAATTATATTCACACCATCAAAATTTGTCGAAATATCATCTATTACAGTATGCATAAGCACTGCACCGGGTAAAAAGGGTTGTAGATATATTGTACTTCCCCAGCCATTAATATCATCTCCTGGATGTGGTCTAAAGGCACATTCCCCGGCATTATTCAATAATGACATAAAATGATGTTCATTGCAATAGATGCGGTATTCTCCATCGATCTCTTCATAAGTATAATTTGCTTCCAGATTTATACTCAAGATAATTAATAATATGATAATTCCGATTTTCATACTCACCCCTTTATTATGAATTGATATCTCAGCTTTCCAATATTTTCGCAATTACATCCTTTGAGATATTTTCAAATTCTTTTTTTGCTGCGATTAGAATTTTATTATGACGCAATTTTTTGCCAACCATATTCATTCGGAAAAAATTCCCGAAAATAATCTTATAAAGTGGTATAAATTGTTTTCCTTTTCCCCATAGCACTTCTGTTTTTAAAAGAGAATTGTAGGCTTTTGATAATCTGGCATATTGCTTAAGTGCTTTATTAGGAAGTTTGTCGAGTTTACTGCCTTCCATTTTAGTGATCATCTTCACAAAATCATAGATTGCTTTCTGAGGGTAAACTATCATCAACTGCTTTAGTAATTTATCATTAACTTTACTGCGCAATTCGCATAATTCGCTATTCAGGCAAAGGTAAAGCAATTCAATCGCATCCTGAAAATTCCTGATACCTAATTTTCTCGCTGTAGTAAAACCCAAGATCTGATCTTCATGCCAGGCATATTGAAAAATATTTCTGCCCAAAGATTTGATCACAGAATCGATACTATGATTTTCCAGGTCAGTATAATCATTGTTACAAAGTTTCTTTCGAAGATGACTCAACCGCAGAAAATAAACTTCTTTCCCTGAACTCATAAGTTTCACAAACCGATTATCTTCAAAATCATAACCTCTGCTGCGATAAATATCCTCCACTATCATGTCATAATTTCCTCGATAATTGTGCTTCTTGCGGCAAATATAGTAAACTGGCAGACCGTGCTCCAATCGTCTTACATCCAGGTGATAATTATCCAGAGCAAACATTAACTGCCTTATACTATCCTGGTCAATTAATGAGACATTATATGTATGATAACGAGGTCTGAATGTGATTTTCTCTGTAAGTATACTATTGATTAAAGTTAGATCTTCAATTTTTCCATCCTGATTTTCCAGTTTGCTGCGCACTTCTTCATACTTGAGTAATTGATTTATCAAAACCGAAAGGCATTCTTTGGCAATTTTGGGATCTCCATGATAGAAATATCCATCATCAATATCATTTTCATCATATTCAAAGCCAATTTCATCCCTGTAATCGAATTTATAAGAGTTTTTAATATCAGCCATTTCATCTCCCTTTTTTGATTAGTTTTCTTCTTTCACGCATCGTTGATGCCACATATAATCCAATCTGAGAAGCTACTTTATCAATATTATTAAGATCTGAATTGGTGATAGGTATCACTTTATCAAGAACATCTTCAAATCCAGTAACTCCCTGCCCCAGAGCCACCAAAGTTACATGAAGCTTATCCTCAAGTTCTTCATAATATTGCTTTATAACCATTTCCACCTCTTCTGCACCACTCATGCCTTCACGAAATGATACATTCCAGCAGCAGTCAGAAATAAGTATCAAATAAATCATTCTTCCTTTTGCCATTTTGCGAGCTTCCTGGATCATGAAGGCAATGGAGACAGCATCAGACTGACAGCCGGTGCCAGTATCCGGCAGCGTTATCAAAGTCCTTAAGGCATCCTGTTTACTAACACATAATGTTTTTTGAGAATGATACATCCATTGTACCAGGGGACCATGCAATGACTTGCGAATATCTCCGGAATGATATAACCCCGCCATGATATCTATATCAGTATTCGTTGTTGAACGCAGCCAGGCAGCAGTAAGTAATTTTAGCATTTTCATTTGAATGCTGTTCAAACTTCCTGATCCGTCAGCAGCTATCAATAATACAGGTTTACCCCGTTTATCAGATATTTCCTGAATTCTATGCCGTTTAAAGATCGCTTCTGAAAAATCACCTATTGCCAATCTGGATGAATCAAGAGTTCCACTGGTTTTTATCCGTCTGATAACCGGCTCCTTGATCACATTCGGATAAAGCTGATTTTTCATAGCTCTTGTCAGTATTTCTGATTCTTGCATTAATACACTGATAGCTTCTTCATCATAAGAAAGTTCCACTGGTCTTTCAAAGATTTCACCTTTGAATTTCTTCTTATTTTTTCCCACTGTTATTTCGACTTCGTGTCCCTCATTAAATTCACCTTGAATCTCACCAGCCATAAAATCTACATTATCCTGAGTTAGCAGATCGGAACGCTTATTTTCCCAGTTAGATTGATTACCAGATGCTTTGTCGATGTTATCTATTGTTTCTTCCAGAAGTTTCTTGATCGGATTTGGCTCCTGGTCCACATTTGAAGTCTGTTTTGGAGCATGGGCAATATCTACAAAAGACCTGCCTTTTTTCTCTTTTTCATTCCTGGGGTCAAATAACTCCGGAGCACGAGGTTTGGCAAGTGCATGAAAACTGCCGGTCTCTGAAAAGTTCTCTGCCAGGTAGTATTTAAATTTCTTATCAGTAGAAGTATCATAACCCTCAATATCTTCTGTCATTCCTCCCTGCTCTCGATATTTATCATCTTCAGATGGTAGATATTTTGCCAGGCAACGAATTAAAGCCAATATCCATTGATTACAGAAGTCTATCAAATTAGCGGAATCCTCTTCCCCAATTGCTGTCAGGAAATTTTCGCTGACTTGAAAAATATCATCCAGCAAAGCTTTGGTCATCGGATGTAAATCTGAAATATCCCACACCAGTACATCACCATATAGTATCACTGCCCTGGCAATATCAGAAAGCGATCTGAATTTCAAACTCTGGTGCGAAGCTGAGAATAATCTGTAGATTTCTACATAAAATAGATTTTTTTCACGACTGATAACTTCCAGGTTTACTCTTTTGAAAACTGCATCTTTTATAACTTTTGTAAGTTCAGTTACGCAATCTTCATCTATATAAAACTCCGGGTCTATCTCTTCCATCAGATCATCGATAGCATCTTCTAAATCGATTTCCAAAAGGTTCTTATCTTTGGGCAGTAAATTGATATATTCCAGATATGTAGTTAATCCTATAGACGAGTATGCAGCCAAAATACTGGGAAACTTGGAAAAAAAGGGATCTAATTGTGCTTTTATCACTGGTTGATAACTCCCCTTTTTTCCCTTATTAAGAAGCCTTACTGACTGTTTCTGAGCTTTCCTTAGCAAAGAATAATATTTCGACCGAGCTATCTGGCGGATATAATAACTTTGATTGAAGTTATAGGCATAACCTGGGGGTATTCCTGCCCAGTCTGTTTTTCTCTTACGAGAATAACTGCTACTGAAATAATTACTTCTGTCAAATCTTTCGATGTTTTTAATAGTTGGCTGCTTATTCATTGTTACTCCTATGTTAGATTGCCACTCAAGGGTTTATCTTTCTCTATATCGTCGTCATACACACTATATATATCATTCAAGATACTGTGAACTATTTTCTGGTCATCATTACTGGCATGTCCTAGTAAAGTAAATTCTGCAATTTTGGGATGACTTAAATGCTGCAGCCCCATTGCCATTTTATAATACGTTAAATACCCGTAAATCGAAGGTGGAGCAACTGATAAAAGGTTTCCCTCTGCCTGATTCTTTCTTATCCGACTGCCAAGATTTACCACTTCAATAACCAGATCATGGTTGATTCCCAGCTTCCCATCACGCTTGATAATGTTTTCTAAAACCACCATCTCATCTTCACGACTCAAATAGTCGAGGGTGATATTAACACTAAAGCGTCTCTTTAGTGCAGAATCAAGCGGGACTAAGGTAAAATGAGCATCCTCATCTGCCTGATAATTTGAATCAGCTATATAACTGATTTCCATGCAATCCACAACCTCATTTTTCCTCAGGATCACCTCGCCTTTGTCCATAAGATTAAGTAAGCCTCCCTGGACATTTGCGCTTATCACTCTGCCCATCTCACGCAGCCAGATTAGAGGATAAAAGTCCTTTCGGTCTTCTACGCAGTTTTTCAATGCTGTTACTATCTCACTGTCTTCATCATAAGTAGAGCCTTGTGAAAGTCCACGTACAGATTGTAATTCTGCTGGTGTTTCATAAGTGGACATCTCAATAGGATACATTTTCAAAGGCTTCTTTTTATATCTTGATTTTCTGGAATTATTCATGCCATCTATTATCGGATACAGATTTTCAGGCATCGTTAGAGCCTGGATCAATGCCGTCTTGGCACTTCCCGATGGTCCACTAAGGTGAATGAATTCACCATTTATTATCGACCAAACAATTATTTCCAATATTACTTTGGGGATGAATAGTGGATTTTTTCCTTTTGTAGGTTTAAGCTCTATCAAATCTGATTGACCAGCTCTATTATATGATACCTGGCTTAATAAACTAAACACTTTTTTCTGCATCTGTTCCTCCGGGTTTATTTTCTTTTTTTAATATCAATTTTCCACTCTCATCTGCAAATATCACCAGTTTACCTGGCTCTTCTAATTCTCCCTTATTCCATTTTTCCAGGATTGCCTCAGCAAGAATACTGCGAGTTCTATCTATTAAAATTCTTGCTCCAAAAGTGTTAATATCCTCTATAGATTTGATTATTGCCATTCCTGTATTTTTCTTGATCTCTAATTCACTAATTTTAAAATCCAGTCTTTTAGCTGCTTCAAATATAGAGCTTAGGATAACCTGTTCACTTATCAGCCCCAGGTCTTTTCCTTTTAGGGTCTCAAAGAGTACTGGATTGCCTATTCTGGATAAAAACGCTGAGCTGAACATATATTTTACTTCTTTTTCTACGTCTTTGCGGATACTGCTCTCAGTAGGGTAATTGTTAAATCCGACTCCTGGTTTGCGCAAAATTTCATCTTTTCCATCCGGCAAATTGATCGTAAATGCAAAGATCAAGTTGGCGCAGGAAAACATTTCTCCCATTGCAGATTGTGCCTGACCAGTTTCCAATACCTGCAAAAACAAATCACTCAATGATGCTCTCACATGGCTATTTGCATGATCCAGATCAGATATTTCCAATACAGCACCCCGATTGCATTTAGCTGCCTGCTCCAGACGACCACTCTTGTTTGAGCCCACTAATCCCCTGCCCGAACCCAGTAATTGAGAAGAAGCTGTATAAAAATCAGGCATTCCTGCTGCATCTATATTGATGAAAGGTATTCCCAGTGCTTCTGCCAATAATTTTGCACTTTCTGATTTTCCCGTTGCTGGTGTTCCCTGTGCGCAGTAGCGGATGGGCTGATATAAAGGTCTTAATAGCGCTTCCTCCTGCAATCGCTTAGTCAGAGTCTTTAAAGCTTTATCCTGGGCAAGTAATCTACCAGTTAAAAATTCATACATGGAATTAGTGGTTAAGCCCTTAAGGAAGTTTCTCTGCACTGAAACTGCCCGTTCTATTGAAGGCTTGTTTTCAATACCGGAAAATGTCTCCTGCATTCTAATTACCTGACCTGAAAAAGCCTTCGTGTTCTCTGGACTATATGTATCTCCTTGTTTATAGTTAACTAATTCGTAATTAGTTATTGCAGTTAATGATCTCATCTGATCAGCATAATCCCTTCCTTTTTGAGCTTCATAGATCCTGCTGAAAAGCTCTTTCTTTATAGTTTTTGGTAATCCGCCAATTTGCTTTACTTCCTGTTCAAGCTTATGGGCTAGTAAATACTTCATGGGAATTTTAACAGGTAAATGCCGGACTACTGGAAGCTGAGGATCAGAAACCCCGCCCTGCCCTCCTTGAAACACGCCCTGATGTTCGGCATAACTGCCCGAAAATATCACTCTATATCCTTGATTACGCATCTGCTGCAATACATTTTGAACGTCATTGCTTATCTCATATATATTAGTCCCTATTGCTAAACTGGATGAGCGCAGCCAAAGGATGCCAGGTGCCTTTTTAGCAATATCCAATATCGATTTCACATTAAGAGTTGCTACCTGCAATTGTCCTATTGTCATTCCTTTCTTTTTTAATTTACCCGCTATCGCTGCCAGGATATATTCCTCCTGTATGATATTCTCACAAACTATTGCTACAGGTAATTTTGAACTTATTAATTCAGTGGTTTCTGCCAGCCAATTCTTGTAATTTTCATTATCATAGCTCTGCTTTGAGTTTAATGGAAATACAGGTGCTATA
The nucleotide sequence above comes from Candidatus Stygibacter australis. Encoded proteins:
- a CDS encoding T9SS type A sorting domain-containing protein, which encodes MKIGIIILLIILSINLEANYTYEEIDGEYRIYCNEHHFMSLLNNAGECAFRPHPGDDINGWGSTIYLQPFLPGAVLMHTVIDDISTNFDGVNIICSGLVSFGQGGNWGCWDFDLFFSYADIDKIVSGSGDYHIHLSDALSEESGDLNLYKIASNYLYNVPLLDPPFWGDTGDMSYTEVLGNAAGFPFFWYPADNPGYFPGYFTDSLAVYVYGEYNNIDTVAQGYEYIAPAWKPSISVTLNSEDNAEITFGGIYDLDHSSEFWSDNIGITPIILSNSDMTDFDFSVIFNSDTDEPIVMTEEKLIKDSHDFIIYPNPLMLSRRIRGNINIRLYPSWQNNEAVKLIVYNIKGQKIKEMDFTIPVNRSIPIKCDLFKQTGIYILQLQSKNFITSRKIVVVK
- a CDS encoding AAA family ATPase → MNKATAYPTPHAKFIYQLSNLVSKYTKLTIVVNSDETGFSSESDYERKSGILEVKGERSQNIIQVSFKLTSGIRDAKVSIDRLFTKLSELGDNVNILTPVTEINHSVISLWVMMAIENETLDFNVVNSIMLDMETINKLAIFIQDELPEVEDEDSIYEVYREISDFIAPVFPLNSKQSYDNENYKNWLAETTELISSKLPVAIVCENIIQEEYILAAIAGKLKKKGMTIGQLQVATLNVKSILDIAKKAPGILWLRSSSLAIGTNIYEISNDVQNVLQQMRNQGYRVIFSGSYAEHQGVFQGGQGGVSDPQLPVVRHLPVKIPMKYLLAHKLEQEVKQIGGLPKTIKKELFSRIYEAQKGRDYADQMRSLTAITNYELVNYKQGDTYSPENTKAFSGQVIRMQETFSGIENKPSIERAVSVQRNFLKGLTTNSMYEFLTGRLLAQDKALKTLTKRLQEEALLRPLYQPIRYCAQGTPATGKSESAKLLAEALGIPFINIDAAGMPDFYTASSQLLGSGRGLVGSNKSGRLEQAAKCNRGAVLEISDLDHANSHVRASLSDLFLQVLETGQAQSAMGEMFSCANLIFAFTINLPDGKDEILRKPGVGFNNYPTESSIRKDVEKEVKYMFSSAFLSRIGNPVLFETLKGKDLGLISEQVILSSIFEAAKRLDFKISELEIKKNTGMAIIKSIEDINTFGARILIDRTRSILAEAILEKWNKGELEEPGKLVIFADESGKLILKKENKPGGTDAEKSV